In the Mycolicibacterium thermoresistibile genome, one interval contains:
- a CDS encoding tape measure protein translates to MTTPVGSIRIDLSIDGSNLGDEITAAVQKHVKAALGELNEVLAEVQAQMESTSRASASAATGVGQAGKAAREATGGMSDMQQASQAAAQATKTAGDAARAAGSGMDDMGRASDGAADRTSKAGRAASQASGEFGRFSRAAERASAVSKQLGSGVGQAASGFVRAGDAVLGAVGKFAKWTGIGAAVSGAIGGVAGSFSVLQLGMNRLTSIENARSTLQGLGHDARSVEGIMDSALTAVKGTAFGLGEAATVAASAVAAGVQPGEDLTRTLKLVGDAAAIAKTDMQSMGAIFNKVATSNKVQGEVMAQLHDRGIPILQLLSEEIGKTAEETAKMASDGKIDFETFRNAIERGMGGAALKAGETFEGAMANMRAALGRLGAEILKGPFESAPAVIGRVTEGIDVATDAVKGMVTYLRTGEVTDTFRDVFGRGDMSRRVLAGLERVRTVARQVRDGFEELQAAWRGDDGAADWATKAVDFVRDSLARVWDIAKQLGPALAGIAASFAKASAAVGVSAWTIFLRTAEALVPILTTIADLITSHQGVVTALVAAYALLKTGFIGAAVAAKGLAVIKTVTGWMTGLIGVTTAAGTVMSTTLTTVATDADGLGSSMGGLGERTKKGMRETLRSLKALRGEIGTTMLMAGTAATATSSGIAQTIGALSSVAGGALAGSIFGPAGAAIGAGIGGGIALASYLLGENARAARAAAAAQAELAQQVQRAKEAQLASLGAQKELNAALLESAGVVDEAAVAAVARTIDNLPEMLRGRLSDEQVQGVVESIQKLGVSSESLASQLTRGGPALDATLAALRAMGGPDGERAADALLGVAARFDHARTRAEAAAPALSEMAQKMGVDVLQAADDLSVALKAVPQNIPLNMDMPGAEALVGLLREAGAAVEVLGDGTVHLDVNDERVRDAITVVDSLGWAIKQVPDTKQIEITVKTDEAALQRFISQMTTEMQKFTTLWITPQLTGEIPAGQPRPNPTAGGNALDPGFFIPGGRADGGVLPGYSPGRDNMLVPLSGGEGIIIPEAMRALGGSWLYQLNSRFRPGISRRGYADGGVHRGSGALPGPVFDTRDDDEPLKLLEDIRDLLAGAGPTTAPLNVTAREVSTLADRAVGRMAGMTPGGTGPFGTPIAPRHRGYEMAAAAISALGGDPEKWLGAEPVSYWRERINESVQAVQQATSAMGPVVSDMGRYVEALQEFARTGDLSAVQGVGLSATDSVITAITSARNKKTGRLSDTEIGALIEQTLGPSGYVGVLDERNASLVKSLQSFRDKVAKGSGTMTGGALVAGLPAHTGAATFSTSGLMPATAALGQAVLQMFPQIREIGGYRQDPHPDHPSGRAIDIMIPGGTTRGGRNPAGEALGDQIWNWLMSTGIVDPKGSLWKTDVGGDHFDHIHARIAEGMENAAIQAGLIPAAAGTPAASLGGLSATGGATPVFVTNWPGTGGMGMPPGLQPILDAAAQGSGEAASNVLGDVMSAVASLGQEDWAKRDASYATLNKLVRDRNPMALAAALGLDVEDFTRQGGGHGDITANDGPGYDSSGRLYSDTAALLDRTFTSLNAQLAAMRDQMVSVIEQVSHKLNDAALEPIVKAGVQSALEGLKDSVSHAIGTAMGQAAAPPIADAVRQGMASLPIATSGGDSGGNAFSGLIPGMASGGPVYGGVAGRDSVPALLMPGEHVLTTDDVARLGGQSGVYAFRAALARTGGVRGFATGGAVVNDVVGAEFFGVSQIPIIGLVVNILIRVLLSVLGVQIQARDTLLQMTDEFRQFRGDFQAFDASGRLLNDTSALVDRAQSSEEMAAQERIRILKIVIEALIRYIIEKVIVPIGKAVANAAISAGASAAGAAINTQAPGVGGIVSSLITAAGQAGVDIIADVGTDLALAISETVIAVVAEGLQSLFPDLMTTIFGGGLLSVLLDPIGNILGNTFGGLLGGITSLLAGLFGGAATLIPGLPFDRGGIAYGTGLMPKATIAPERVLSPRQTELFERMVAALERNPRAATGSTTIVDVGGITVAGGPEAGERVRAGLMELMH, encoded by the coding sequence AGCGACCGGCGGCATGAGCGACATGCAGCAGGCCAGCCAGGCCGCGGCCCAAGCCACCAAGACTGCCGGGGATGCTGCCCGCGCCGCCGGCAGTGGCATGGACGACATGGGCCGCGCCAGCGACGGTGCGGCGGATAGGACGAGCAAGGCCGGCCGCGCAGCCAGCCAGGCCAGTGGCGAGTTCGGTCGGTTCAGCCGTGCCGCGGAGCGTGCATCGGCCGTCAGCAAGCAACTCGGTTCAGGTGTCGGTCAAGCAGCGTCTGGTTTCGTGCGCGCCGGTGACGCGGTGCTGGGCGCGGTCGGCAAGTTCGCAAAGTGGACCGGCATCGGCGCCGCCGTGTCGGGCGCGATCGGTGGTGTGGCAGGCAGTTTCAGCGTGCTGCAGCTCGGCATGAATCGGCTCACCTCGATCGAGAACGCGCGATCCACGCTGCAAGGGCTCGGTCACGACGCGCGAAGCGTCGAGGGCATCATGGATTCCGCGCTCACCGCGGTGAAGGGCACCGCGTTCGGGCTGGGCGAGGCTGCTACCGTGGCCGCCTCCGCGGTGGCCGCCGGTGTCCAGCCCGGCGAGGATCTGACCCGCACCCTCAAGTTGGTCGGTGACGCCGCCGCGATCGCCAAGACCGACATGCAGTCGATGGGCGCGATCTTCAACAAGGTCGCCACATCGAACAAGGTGCAGGGCGAGGTCATGGCGCAGCTGCACGACCGAGGCATCCCGATCCTGCAGCTACTGAGCGAGGAAATCGGCAAGACCGCTGAGGAAACCGCCAAGATGGCCTCGGACGGCAAGATCGATTTCGAGACGTTCCGCAACGCCATCGAACGCGGCATGGGCGGCGCGGCGCTCAAGGCCGGCGAAACCTTCGAAGGCGCGATGGCGAACATGAGGGCCGCGCTCGGCCGGCTGGGCGCCGAGATCCTCAAGGGCCCGTTCGAGTCCGCACCCGCGGTGATCGGCCGAGTCACCGAAGGCATCGACGTGGCCACCGATGCCGTCAAGGGCATGGTCACATACCTGCGCACCGGTGAGGTGACCGACACGTTCCGGGATGTGTTCGGCCGCGGCGACATGTCTCGCCGGGTATTGGCTGGCCTCGAGCGGGTGCGGACGGTGGCGAGGCAGGTCCGTGACGGGTTCGAGGAGCTGCAGGCCGCTTGGCGCGGCGACGATGGAGCGGCGGACTGGGCGACGAAAGCCGTCGATTTCGTTCGGGACTCGCTGGCGCGGGTGTGGGATATCGCAAAGCAGCTCGGGCCGGCGCTCGCCGGTATCGCCGCGTCATTCGCCAAAGCATCCGCCGCAGTGGGTGTCTCGGCGTGGACGATCTTCCTGCGCACCGCCGAGGCGTTGGTGCCGATCCTGACCACAATCGCTGACCTCATCACCAGCCACCAGGGCGTGGTCACCGCCCTGGTGGCCGCGTATGCGTTGCTGAAAACCGGGTTCATCGGCGCCGCCGTGGCCGCCAAGGGGCTCGCGGTCATCAAAACGGTTACTGGCTGGATGACGGGCCTGATCGGTGTGACCACTGCCGCTGGCACGGTCATGTCCACGACGCTCACGACGGTTGCGACCGACGCTGATGGGCTCGGGAGCTCGATGGGTGGGCTGGGAGAACGAACGAAGAAGGGGATGCGCGAGACCCTGCGCAGCCTGAAGGCTTTGCGCGGTGAGATCGGCACGACGATGCTCATGGCCGGGACAGCCGCCACCGCGACAAGCAGCGGTATCGCCCAGACCATCGGCGCCCTGTCCAGCGTCGCGGGAGGTGCGCTGGCTGGCAGCATCTTCGGGCCGGCAGGGGCGGCCATCGGCGCGGGCATCGGCGGCGGGATCGCGTTGGCGTCGTATCTGCTGGGCGAGAACGCGCGCGCTGCACGCGCGGCGGCGGCCGCGCAAGCCGAGCTCGCCCAGCAGGTCCAACGTGCCAAAGAGGCACAGCTGGCATCGCTCGGGGCGCAGAAGGAACTCAATGCGGCGCTGCTGGAATCGGCCGGTGTCGTTGACGAAGCCGCGGTTGCAGCGGTCGCCCGGACCATCGACAACCTTCCCGAGATGCTCAGAGGGCGGCTGAGTGACGAACAGGTCCAAGGTGTCGTCGAGTCGATCCAAAAGCTCGGGGTGTCGTCAGAAAGTCTTGCCTCGCAGCTGACCCGGGGCGGCCCGGCCCTGGACGCCACACTGGCCGCCTTGCGGGCGATGGGCGGCCCGGACGGTGAGCGCGCCGCCGACGCACTCCTCGGCGTCGCTGCCCGGTTCGATCATGCTCGGACTCGAGCCGAGGCGGCCGCCCCAGCCTTGTCCGAGATGGCGCAGAAGATGGGCGTGGACGTACTGCAGGCGGCCGATGATCTGTCGGTGGCGTTGAAGGCTGTCCCACAGAACATCCCGCTGAACATGGACATGCCCGGCGCCGAAGCGCTGGTGGGGTTGCTCCGCGAGGCGGGCGCGGCGGTGGAGGTGCTGGGCGACGGCACCGTCCATCTCGACGTCAACGACGAGAGGGTCCGGGACGCGATCACGGTTGTTGACAGCCTCGGCTGGGCGATCAAGCAGGTTCCCGACACCAAGCAGATCGAGATCACTGTCAAGACTGACGAAGCAGCGCTGCAGCGGTTCATCTCGCAGATGACCACCGAAATGCAGAAATTCACGACACTGTGGATCACCCCTCAGCTGACGGGCGAAATTCCCGCCGGACAGCCCAGACCCAACCCCACAGCCGGTGGAAACGCCCTGGACCCAGGATTCTTCATTCCTGGCGGCCGCGCCGATGGTGGTGTGCTGCCCGGCTACAGCCCGGGGCGGGACAACATGCTGGTGCCGCTGTCCGGCGGCGAAGGGATCATCATCCCCGAGGCGATGCGGGCGCTCGGCGGGTCGTGGCTCTACCAGCTGAACTCGCGGTTCCGGCCCGGCATCTCGCGCCGAGGCTACGCAGATGGTGGTGTGCATCGCGGCAGCGGCGCCCTGCCGGGCCCAGTGTTCGACACCCGCGACGATGACGAACCGCTCAAGCTGCTCGAGGACATCCGCGACCTGCTGGCCGGCGCCGGGCCCACAACCGCGCCGCTGAACGTCACCGCCCGCGAGGTGTCCACGCTCGCGGACAGGGCGGTCGGGCGGATGGCGGGTATGACACCCGGCGGGACTGGCCCGTTCGGCACGCCGATCGCACCACGGCACCGCGGCTACGAGATGGCCGCCGCCGCGATCTCCGCGTTGGGTGGGGATCCGGAGAAGTGGCTAGGTGCTGAGCCGGTCTCGTACTGGCGTGAGCGGATCAACGAGTCGGTGCAGGCGGTGCAGCAGGCCACCTCTGCGATGGGCCCGGTGGTGTCGGACATGGGCCGGTATGTGGAGGCGTTGCAGGAGTTCGCACGCACCGGTGACCTGTCGGCTGTCCAGGGTGTCGGGTTGTCCGCCACCGATTCGGTGATCACCGCCATCACCAGCGCCCGCAACAAGAAGACGGGCCGCCTGTCCGATACGGAGATCGGCGCGTTGATTGAGCAGACGCTGGGCCCGTCCGGCTATGTGGGGGTGCTCGACGAACGCAACGCGTCCTTGGTCAAGAGCCTGCAGTCGTTCCGCGACAAGGTCGCCAAGGGCTCCGGCACGATGACCGGCGGTGCGCTGGTGGCGGGCCTGCCCGCCCACACTGGCGCCGCAACGTTCAGCACGTCGGGTCTGATGCCTGCCACCGCCGCGCTGGGCCAGGCGGTGCTCCAAATGTTCCCGCAGATCCGCGAGATCGGTGGATACCGGCAAGACCCACACCCAGACCACCCGTCCGGGCGGGCGATCGACATCATGATCCCCGGCGGCACCACACGCGGTGGCCGCAACCCCGCCGGCGAGGCGCTCGGGGACCAGATCTGGAACTGGCTGATGTCCACCGGGATCGTGGACCCCAAGGGCAGCCTGTGGAAGACCGATGTGGGCGGTGACCACTTCGACCATATTCATGCCCGGATCGCGGAGGGGATGGAGAACGCTGCGATTCAGGCGGGGCTTATCCCGGCTGCCGCTGGCACGCCGGCGGCAAGCCTCGGTGGGCTGTCAGCCACGGGTGGGGCGACACCGGTATTCGTCACGAACTGGCCCGGCACCGGCGGCATGGGGATGCCGCCCGGGCTGCAGCCGATCCTCGACGCGGCGGCACAAGGCAGCGGGGAAGCCGCGTCGAACGTGCTCGGCGACGTCATGAGCGCGGTCGCCAGTCTCGGCCAGGAGGATTGGGCCAAACGCGATGCCAGCTACGCGACCCTGAACAAGCTGGTGCGGGACCGCAACCCGATGGCTCTCGCCGCGGCACTCGGTCTTGATGTGGAGGACTTCACCCGCCAAGGTGGCGGCCACGGCGACATCACGGCTAACGACGGGCCCGGCTACGACTCGTCCGGACGTCTGTACTCCGACACCGCAGCGCTGCTGGATCGCACGTTCACCAGCCTGAACGCGCAACTGGCCGCGATGCGCGATCAGATGGTGTCGGTCATCGAGCAGGTGTCGCACAAGCTCAACGACGCCGCGCTGGAACCGATCGTCAAGGCCGGTGTGCAGTCCGCCCTGGAGGGGTTGAAGGACAGCGTCAGTCATGCGATCGGCACGGCGATGGGCCAGGCCGCCGCCCCGCCGATCGCTGATGCGGTGCGGCAAGGCATGGCGTCGTTGCCCATCGCCACTTCCGGCGGAGACAGCGGCGGGAATGCGTTCTCCGGATTGATCCCCGGCATGGCGTCCGGCGGCCCGGTCTACGGCGGCGTCGCGGGGAGGGACTCGGTGCCGGCGTTGCTGATGCCGGGCGAGCATGTGCTGACCACCGACGACGTGGCCCGGCTGGGCGGCCAGTCCGGCGTGTATGCGTTCCGGGCCGCGTTGGCCCGCACCGGCGGCGTGCGCGGGTTCGCCACCGGCGGGGCGGTCGTCAACGATGTAGTCGGGGCGGAGTTCTTCGGCGTCTCCCAGATCCCGATCATCGGGTTGGTTGTCAACATCCTGATCCGGGTGCTGCTGTCGGTGCTGGGCGTGCAGATCCAAGCGCGGGACACGCTGCTGCAGATGACCGACGAGTTCCGGCAGTTCCGCGGCGACTTCCAGGCGTTCGACGCGTCCGGTCGCCTGCTCAACGACACCAGCGCACTGGTGGACCGCGCGCAATCCAGCGAGGAGATGGCCGCCCAGGAGCGTATTCGAATCCTCAAGATCGTCATCGAGGCGCTGATTCGGTACATCATCGAGAAGGTCATCGTGCCGATCGGTAAGGCGGTGGCCAACGCCGCTATCTCCGCCGGCGCATCGGCGGCCGGCGCGGCGATCAACACCCAGGCGCCGGGCGTGGGCGGCATCGTGTCGAGCTTGATCACGGCGGCCGGCCAGGCCGGTGTGGACATCATCGCCGACGTCGGCACCGACCTGGCGCTGGCGATCAGCGAAACCGTGATTGCCGTGGTTGCCGAGGGGCTGCAGTCGCTGTTCCCCGACCTGATGACCACCATCTTCGGCGGCGGGCTGCTGTCGGTGCTGCTCGACCCGATCGGCAACATCCTCGGCAACACCTTCGGTGGGCTGCTCGGCGGCATCACCAGCCTGCTCGCAGGCCTGTTCGGTGGTGCGGCCACGTTGATCCCCGGTTTGCCGTTCGACCGCGGCGGCATCGCCTACGGCACCGGGCTGATGCCGAAGGCCACGATCGCGCCTGAGCGGGTGCTGTCGCCGCGACAAACCGAGCTGTTCGAGCGGATGGTCGCTGCACTGGAACGTAACCCGCGCGCCGCCACCGGTTCGACCACCATCGTTGACGTCGGAGGTATCACCGTGGCCGGCGGGCCGGAGGCCGGTGAGCGGGTGCGCGCTGGACTCATGGAGCTGATGCACTGA